The Fragaria vesca subsp. vesca linkage group LG2, FraVesHawaii_1.0, whole genome shotgun sequence genome includes a window with the following:
- the LOC101294821 gene encoding purple acid phosphatase 2-like: MEPCSLQHSTALYTQSGEARATVEPKKTAKPAAPIFLSVMASFGISPLMHELLFYYVTRARPSGEMMCFYLLHGLSLAIELKVKKALAHRVRIPPAVSGLLKMSFLIVTNHWLFYPHLYRTVADARTLEESARMVEFVKANISRFMKRMGVLGLLCASTWSIHRAAIFVVLGMILNLGVVCNGGKTSTFVRQIDRGLDMPLDSDVFKVPPGYNAPQQVHITQGDRHGKGVIVSWVTVDEPGSSTVLYWSANGKQMKAEGKVKTYNFYNYTSGYIHHTTIKKLKFNTKYYYVVGIGHTERQFWFVTPPKVGPDVPYTFGLIGDLGQTFDSNKTLTHYERNPLEGEMVLFVGDLSYADDYPDHDNVRWDTWGRFTERSVAYQPWIWTAGNHEIDLAPEIGETKSFKPYTHRYHVPYKASGSTAPYWYSIKRASSYIIVLASYSAYGKYTPQYLWLEQELSKVNRSETPWLIVLMHSPWYNSYNYHYMEGESMRVMFEPWFVQYKVDVVFSGHVHAYERSERISNVAYNITNGNCIPVKDQSAPVYITIGDGGNLEGLATSMTEPQPEYSAYREASFGHAIFDIKNRSHAYFGWHRNQDGYAVEADSMMFLNRHFLPLDDSTSA, translated from the exons ATGGAACCTTGTAGTCTCCAACACTCTACGGCCCTTTATACACAATCCGGTGAAGCGAGAGCCACCGTTGAGCCAAAGAAAACCGCAAAACCGGCTGCTCCGATATTTCTGTCTGTCATGGCTTCTTTCGGCATCTCGCCTTTGATGCATGAGCTCTTGTTTTACTATGTCACTCGCGCGCGTCCCTCGGGGGAAATGATGTGCTTCTATCTCCTACATGGTTTGAGCTTGGCAATTGAACTGAAGGTGAAGAAGGCGCTGGCTCATAGGGTGCGGATTCCCCCAGCAGTTTCAGGGTTGTTGAAAATGTCGTTTTTGATTGTCACCAACCATTGGCTATTTTATCCTCACCTATACAGAACTGTGGCGGACGCAAGGACTTTAGAGGAGTCTGCAAGAATGGTGGAGTTTGTGAAGGCTAACATTTCCAGATT TATGAAGAGGATGGGTGTGTTGGGATTACTTTGTGCTTCTACTTGGTCCATACATAGGGCAGCTATATTTGTAGTATTGGGTATGATTTTGAACCTGGGAGTGGTGTGTAATGGAGGCAAAACTAGCACTTTTGTTAGGCAAATTGACAGAGGCTTGGATATGCCTCTTGACAGTGATGTGTTTAAAGTCCCTCCAGGCTACAATGCACCTCAACAA GTTCATATAACGCAAGGCGACCGTCATGGGAAGGGTGTGATTGTGTCATGGGTGACTGTGGATGAACCAGGTTCCAGTACTGTGCTTTACTGGAGTGCAAATGGGAAGCAAATGAAGGCTGAGGGAAAAGTTAAAACCTATAACTTCTACAATTACACTTCTGGTTACATTCACCACACCACAATCAAAAAACTAAAG TTCAATACCAAATATTACTATGTCGTTGGAATCGGCCACACTGAGCGGCAGTTCTGGTTTGTAACTCCTCCTAAAGTTGGTCCAGACGTCCCTTACACCTTTGGTCTCATAG GGGATCTGGGTCAGACCTTTGATTCAAACAAGACACTAACCCATTATGAGAGAAATCCATTGGAAGGAGAAATGGTTTTATTTGTTGGTGACCTCTCGTATGCGGATGACTACCCTGATCATGATAATGTCAGATGGGATACATGGGGAAGATTCACAGAGCGAAGTGTTGCTTATCAACCTTGGATATGGACTGCAGGGAATCATGAAATTGATTTGGCCCCTGAAATT GGTGAAACAAAATCGTTTAAGCCTTACACGCATCGGTATCATGTCCCATATAAAGCATCAGGAAGTACTGCTCCTTATTGGTACTCAATCAAGAGAGCTTCATCCTACATCATTGTCTTAGCTTCATATTCCGCATATG GTAAATACACTCCTCAGTACCTATGGCTTGAGCAAGAGCTATCAAAAGTTAATAGAAGTGAGACACCATGGTTAATTGTCTTAATGCATTCCCCATGGTATAATAGCTATAACTATCACTATATGGAAGGAGAAAGCATGAGAGTGATGTTTGAGCCCTGGTTTGTACAGTACAAAGTCGATGTGGTATTCTCTGGTCATGTCCATGCCTATGAACGATCT GAACGCATATCCAATGTTGCATATAACATTACAAATGGTAATTGCATTCCTGTGAAAGATCAATCTGCTCCTGTGTATATTACCATTGGGGATGGAGGAAATCTTGAAGGCTTAGCAACCTC CATGACAGAGCCACAGCCCGAGTACTCGGCCTATCGAGAGGCCAGCTTTGGTCATGCCATTTTTGACATCAAGAACCGAAGCCATGCTTATTTTGGCTGGCACCGTAATCAAGATGGATATGCTGTAGAAGCTGATTCTATGATGTTCTTGAATAGACACTTTCTTCCTCTTGATGATTCCACAAGTGCTTGA
- the LOC101293642 gene encoding uncharacterized protein LOC101293642, which translates to MEFEMDVNDSLVLCTLRKNPSPAVVVAVQESNTTRKRNDRCGNDDSNDLKRLRLDQPTSISTAEVENLSHSDCEVGNVSNSVCDVYFTQWLQMVLDEDPISDALLDECLGGTSGLPSINDPSLFDDTNDANADSFSLIN; encoded by the exons ATG GAATTCGAGATGGATGTGAATGACTCTCTTGTGCTCTGCACCTTGAGGAAAAACCCGTCACCAGCTGTGGTGGTGGCGGTGCAGGAGAGCAACACCACTCGAAAGAGAAATGACCGATGCGGTAATGATGATTCAAACGACTTGAAAAGGTTGAGACTTGATCAACCAACCAGTATCAGCACCGCTGAGGTTGAGAATTTGTCACATTCTGATTGTGAGGTTGGGAATGTGTCCAATTCTGTTTGTGATGTCTATTTTACACAGTGGCTGCAGATGGTTTTGGATGAGGATCCCATCAGCGATGCCTTGTTGGATGAGTGTCTTGGAGGTACTTCTGGTTTGCCTTCTATTAATGATCCTAGTCTCTTTGATGATACTAATGATGCAAATGCAGATTCCTTCTCACTCATAAACTGA